A window of the Planococcus citri chromosome 4, ihPlaCitr1.1, whole genome shotgun sequence genome harbors these coding sequences:
- the LOC135846084 gene encoding uncharacterized protein LOC135846084 — protein sequence MASNNSSTSTSTSSSSSSSLTMTNNPVEYRFTASCPDFVAQDIIYILENIFDESSWMNVKIEEKGEHTVEFTIPFPVKLQTVIKKVTEAGFENLSINTINVSEVSRKRFLELKTLQQKKRKLMNRMLIREGGEEEVNDGN from the exons atggcTTCAAATAATTCCTCTACGTCTACGTCtacatcatcatcgtcatcttcAAGCTTAACCATg acaAACAATCCAGTTGAATATCGTTTTACTGCTAGCTGCCCCGATTTCGTTGCGCAGGATATAATTTACATACTGGAAAATATATTTGACGAATCGTCATGGATGAATGTCAAGATAGAggaa aaaggagAACATACAGTAGAATTTACAATTCCTTTTCCGGTTAAATTGCAGACCGTCATAAAAAAAGTAACAGAGGCAGGTTTTGAAAACCTATCAATTAATACCATAAATGTATCGGAAGTGTCCAGGAAACGATTTTTAGAGTTAAAAActctgcaacaaaaaaaacgcAAG TTGATGAACAGAATGCTTATACGTGAAGGAGGTGAAGAAGAAGTCAATGatggaaactga
- the LOC135844278 gene encoding nose resistant to fluoxetine protein 6-like — protein sequence MGNYDECLSISSYGIDGQYCLVEAMYNYSDALHSEVVEMPDEKISSWEVVTLYGKNPIRINRKKLRFAVCIPSSCTPTDLKISLDNTLHPIFNAHELNITINVDPVLCKIRDKPARPLGYYIVRNLFGAIFFLVICSTLYDVVTFTGVEMKTEGGPKKHLIKDISKSLSIKENFRKLTKHNFPCEQTGIHFVKVLSMIQIIIGHHITLAIFPFPLSDAFLAEQQFSKLTPLLSRLEILNVFFLISGFLTFHLDFSQMLKGGIIFLLTRISNRWMRMIPTFTFIVLYAIYVFPYIGDGPLWNYRTMTEANNCKESWLPIVFLISNFVNPEKSVSR from the exons ATGGGAAATTATGACGAATGTTTGTCTATTTCATCTTATGGTATTGATGGACAGTACTGTTTGGTTGAAGCCATGTATAACTATTCAGATGCATTACACAGTGAAGTCGTCGAGATGcctgatgagaaaatttcgtcATGGGAAGTTGTAACCTTG TACGGAAAAAATCCAATCAgaataaacagaaaaaagttAAGATTCGCTGTCTGCATACCATCGTCTTGTACTCCAACTGACTTGAAGATCTCTCTCGATAACACATTGCATCCAATATTCAACGCTCACGAGCTCAATATAACAATTAACGTGGATCCTGTGCTTTGTAAAATACGCGACAAACCTGCTCGCCCCTTGGGATACTACATCGTTCG GAATTTGTTTGGGGCGATTTTCTTCCTTGTAATTTGCAGCACTTTGTATGATGTTGTAACTTTCACTggagttgaaatgaaaacagaag GCGgaccaaaaaaacatttaataaAAGACATATCTAAATCTCTTTccataaaagaaaatttcagaaaacttACAAAACATAATTTTCCGTGTGAACAAACAGGAATACATTTTGTAAAAGTCTTGAGTATGATTCAGATAATTATTGGCCATCACATAACATTAGCGATCTTTCCATTTCCTTTATCAGATGCGTTTCTTGCAGAGCAA CAATTTAGCAAACTAACGCCACTATTATCTCGATTGGAAATCCTGAACGTATTTTTCCTGATAAGTGGGTTTTTAACTTTTCATCTGGACTTTTCTCAGATGTTGAAAGGAGGAATAATTTTTCTACTCACCAGAATCTCAAACAGGTGGATGAG AATGATTCCAACATTTACTTTCATAGTGTTATATGCGATTTATGTATTTCCATATATTGGAGATGGTCCGCTATGGAATTACAGAACAATGACCGAAGCTAACAATTGCAAGGAAAGCTGGTTGCCTATTGTATTTCTCATTAGTAATTTCGTCAATCCTGAAAAATCAGTAAgtagataa